In Arachis hypogaea cultivar Tifrunner chromosome 2, arahy.Tifrunner.gnm2.J5K5, whole genome shotgun sequence, a genomic segment contains:
- the LOC112745243 gene encoding L-galactono-1,4-lactone dehydrogenase, mitochondrial yields MLRALLLKRALRLPHHRYHHHFHSHPHPLRTLPSTTIHQYLRRFSSLPPEPSTDDQTLKYLGYGALLLFCGAATYYSFPFPDNAQHKKAQIFRYAPLPEDLHTVSNWSGTHEVQTRNFQQPETLKQLEDIVKEAHEKRTRIRPVGSGLSPNGIGLSRAGMVNLALMDKVLDVDKKSKTVRVQAGIRVQQLVDGIKDHGLTLQNFASIREQQIGGIIQVGAHGTGARLPPIDEQVIALKLVTPAKGTIEISKEKDPELFYLARCGLGGLGVVAEVTLQCVDRQELVEHTAISSINEIKKNHKKLLSENKHVKYLHIPYTDSVVVVRCNPVSKWGPPKFKPKYTKDEAIQHVRDLYRESLKNYGAYGSKGSSSGDSEQNIDEFSFTELRDKLIALDPLNKEHIIKVNQAEAEFWKKSEGYRVGWSDEILGFDCGGQQWVSETCFPAGKLASPSMKDLEYIEELKKLIEKEDIPAPAPIEQRWTASSKSPLSPASSPFEDDIFSWVGIIMYLPTTDARQRKEITEEFFHYRHLTQEKLWDQYSAYEHWAKIEVPKDKEELAALQARIRQRFPVDAYNKARKELDPNKILSNNMLDKIFAESNTL; encoded by the exons ATGCTGAGAGCTCTGCTTCTCAAACGCGCCCTTCGTCTCCCCCATCACCGTTACCATCACCACTTCCACTCACATCCCCACCCTCTCCGAACCCTCCCCTCCACCACCATCCACCAGTACCTACGCCGCTTCTCCTCCTTACCACCGGAGCCCTCCACTGATGACCAAACCCTAAAGTACCTCGGCTACGGCGCCCTCCTCCTCTTCTGCGGCGCCGCCACCTACTACTCCTTTCCTTTTCCCGACAACGCGCAGCACAAGAAGGCGCAGATCTTCCGCTACGCCCCGTTGCCGGAGGACCTCCACACCGTCTCCAACTGGAGCGGGACCCACGAGGTCCAGACTCGCAACTTCCAACAGCCCGAGACCCTGAAGCAGCTGGAGGACATCGTCAAGGAGGCCCACGAGAAGAGGACTCGCATTCGGCCTGTCGGTTCGGGCCTATCTCCCAACGGCATCGGGCTGTCGCGGGCCGGAATGGTAAACCTTGCATTGATGGATAAGGTGCTGGATGTGGACAAGAAGAGCAAGACTGTGAGGGTTCAAGCTGGGATCAGGGTGCAGCAGCTTGTGGATGGAATCAAGGACCATGGCCTTACCCTTCAGAATTTTGCTTCCATTAGGGAGCAACAAATTGGTGGCATCATTCAG GTTGGTGCACATGGAACTGGTGCAAGATTGCCTCCAATTGACGAGCAGGTGATTGCCTTGAAATTGGTGACCCCTGCCAAGGGGACAATTGAGATCTCGAAAGAGAAGGATCCAGAGCTGTTTTATCTTGCTCGTTGTGGTCTCGGGGGACTTGGAGTTGTGGCTGAAGTCACCCTTCAGTGTGTCGATCGACAGGAGCTTGTGGAGCACACAGCTATCTCATCTATAAATGAGATAAAGAAAAATCACAA GAAACTGCTGTCTGAAAATAAGCATGTCAAGTACCTTCATATCCCATATACTGACTCTGTTGTGGTTGTGAGATGCAATCCAGTTTCAAAGTGGGGCCCTCCCAAGTTTAAACCAAAATATACCAAAGATGAAGCGATTCAACATGTACGTGACCTTTATAGGGAGTCCCTCAAAAACTACGG AGCATATGGATCTAAGGGTAGTTCATCAGGTGACAGTGAACAGAACATAGATGAGTTTTCTTTTACAGAATTAAGAGATAAGCTAATTGCATTGGATCCTCTTAATAAGGAACACATAATCAAAGTCAATCAAGCTGAGGCAGAGTTCTGGAAGAAGTCAGAAGGATATAGAGTTGGATGGAGTGATGAAATACTGGGCTTCGATTGTGGAGGCCAACAGTGGGTGTCGGAGACATGCTTCCCTGCAGGAAAACTAGCTAGCCCGAGCATGAAAGACCTTGAATACATTGAAGAGTTGAAGAAACTCATAGAGAAGGAAGACATACCGGCTCCTGCACCAATTGAGCAGCGATGGACAGCTAGCAGTAAGAGTCCCCTGAGTCCTGCTTCAAGCCCATTCGaagatgatatattttcttgG GTTGGTATTATCATGTACCTCCCAACCACGGATGCTCGCCAGAGGAAGGAGATAACCGAAGAATTCTTTCATTACCGACATTTAACTCAGGAAAAATTGTGGGATCAGTACTCTGCTTATGAACACTGGGCTAAGATTGAG GTTCCAAAGGACAAGGAAGAGCTTGCAGCTCTCCAAGCACGGATAAGACAGCGGTTTCCAGTGGATGCATACAATAAAGCGAGAAAGGAATTGGACCCCAACAAGATCCTATCAAATAACATGCTGGATAAGATCTTTGCAGAATCAAACACACTATAA